The Aureimonas mangrovi genome includes a region encoding these proteins:
- a CDS encoding carbohydrate ABC transporter permease, with product MATAPSQRFRMGLVHAALLVYTAISLVPVLVVLMNSFKARRDIFGSPLTPPLPETASLAGYRQVMAQGDFVLYFQNSLIVTVGSLIFVLLFGAMAAFAFSEYRFRLNSVLALFLALGIMVPIRLGTVAILQMMVAAGLVNTLTALVLVYTAQGLPLAVFILSEFMKTVPEDLKNAGRVDGLSEYRIFFQLVVPLVRPALATVAVFTMIPIWNDLWFPLILAPGEETRTVTLGAQIFLGQYVTNWEAVLSALSLAIVPILVLYLIFSRQLIRGITAGAVK from the coding sequence ATGGCGACCGCACCCAGCCAGCGCTTCCGCATGGGCCTCGTGCACGCGGCGCTCCTCGTTTACACGGCGATCTCGCTCGTGCCGGTCCTCGTCGTCCTGATGAACTCTTTTAAAGCGCGGCGTGACATCTTCGGCTCTCCGCTGACACCGCCTTTGCCGGAAACGGCGAGCCTTGCCGGCTATCGGCAGGTGATGGCGCAGGGCGATTTCGTCCTCTACTTCCAGAACTCGCTGATCGTCACGGTCGGCTCGCTCATCTTCGTGCTGCTCTTCGGGGCGATGGCGGCCTTCGCCTTCTCCGAATACCGCTTCCGGCTGAACAGCGTCCTCGCCCTCTTCCTGGCGCTCGGCATCATGGTGCCGATCCGGCTCGGTACGGTCGCGATCCTCCAGATGATGGTGGCCGCCGGCCTCGTCAACACGCTGACGGCGCTCGTCCTCGTCTACACCGCGCAAGGGCTGCCGCTCGCCGTCTTCATCCTCTCGGAGTTCATGAAGACGGTGCCGGAGGATCTGAAGAACGCAGGCCGCGTCGACGGGCTGTCGGAATACCGCATCTTCTTCCAGCTGGTCGTGCCCTTGGTGCGCCCGGCGCTCGCCACCGTCGCGGTGTTCACGATGATCCCGATCTGGAACGATCTCTGGTTCCCGCTGATCCTGGCGCCGGGCGAGGAGACGCGCACGGTGACGCTCGGCGCGCAGATCTTCCTCGGCCAGTACGTGACGAACTGGGAGGCGGTCCTCTCGGCGCTGTCGCTCGCGATCGTGCCGATCCTCGTCCTCTACCTCATCTTCTCGCGCCAGCTCATCCGCGGCATCACGGCGGGGGCGGTGAAGTGA
- a CDS encoding Gfo/Idh/MocA family protein gives MGRSHALAYARDEGFELVGLVNRSAPNLPDELTGVPLLSGFEEGLALKPDLVCIATYTDTHADLAIRAMEAGAHVFVEKPLAASVEDARRVVEAAQRLNRKLVVGYILRHHPSWVEFVRRARALGGPYVFRMNLNQQSSGAAWGIHKRLMKTTSPVVDCGVHYLDVMLQITDAAPVEVRGMGLRLSDEIDAAQVNYGHLQVFFEDGSLGWYEAGWGPMISQAAFFVKDVMSPNGSVSIVMDEGAASADIDTHTRTARIRVHHAALSPDGGFAKADEFLSMDGEPGHQELCEAEQRFVHRAIAQDLDLSRHMEDAVRSLAVVLAADRSMRDGAPVRF, from the coding sequence ATGGGGCGCTCCCACGCCCTCGCCTATGCGCGCGACGAGGGGTTCGAGCTCGTCGGCCTCGTGAATCGTTCGGCACCCAACCTGCCGGACGAACTGACGGGCGTGCCGCTCCTTTCGGGCTTCGAGGAAGGGCTGGCGCTGAAGCCGGACCTCGTGTGCATCGCCACCTACACCGACACTCACGCCGATCTCGCGATCCGCGCGATGGAGGCCGGGGCGCATGTCTTCGTGGAGAAGCCGTTGGCCGCGAGCGTCGAAGACGCGCGGCGCGTGGTGGAGGCGGCCCAGCGGCTGAACCGCAAGCTCGTCGTCGGCTACATCCTGCGCCATCATCCGTCCTGGGTGGAGTTCGTGCGCCGGGCAAGGGCGCTGGGCGGCCCTTACGTCTTCCGCATGAACCTCAACCAGCAGTCCTCGGGCGCGGCCTGGGGCATCCACAAGCGGCTGATGAAGACCACCTCGCCGGTCGTCGACTGCGGCGTGCATTATCTTGACGTGATGCTGCAGATCACCGACGCCGCGCCTGTGGAAGTGCGCGGCATGGGGCTGCGGCTGTCCGACGAGATCGACGCGGCGCAGGTCAATTACGGCCATCTCCAGGTGTTCTTCGAGGATGGCTCCCTCGGCTGGTACGAGGCCGGCTGGGGCCCGATGATCTCGCAGGCCGCGTTCTTCGTGAAGGACGTGATGAGCCCGAACGGCTCCGTCTCGATCGTCATGGACGAGGGCGCGGCCTCCGCCGACATCGACACCCACACCAGGACCGCGCGCATCCGCGTCCATCACGCCGCTCTTTCGCCGGACGGCGGTTTCGCGAAGGCCGACGAGTTCCTGTCGATGGACGGTGAGCCCGGCCACCAGGAATTGTGCGAGGCCGAGCAGCGTTTCGTCCACCGCGCGATCGCGCAGGATCTCGACCTGTCCCGCCACATGGAGGACGCGGTGCGCTCGCTCGCCGTGGTCCTCGCCGCCGACCGCTCGATGCGCGACGGCGCGCCCGTCCGCTTTTGA
- a CDS encoding ABC transporter ATP-binding protein has translation MQSLKLSNIVKSFGKVEVLKGIDLAVEKGELVVFVGPSGCGKSTLMRIIAGLEMQTEGTVEIAGRNVDAVVPAKRGIAMVFQSYALYPHLDVAGNMSLALKQDGVAKAEREKRVSQAADFLKLAHLLERRPAELSGGQRQRVAIGRAVVREPTLFLFDEPLSNLDAALRVNTRLEIARLHRSLGATMVYVTHDQIEAMTLADRIVVLEAGVVQQVGRPMDLYNKPANIFVAGFIGSPKMNFLAGEAAAERDAHTVGIRPEHVRVDPQGEWLGRVRHAEHLGSDSYLYVTLDGGEEMTVRIPEETTIAVDETVRLAPLPGRVHRFAADGTAL, from the coding sequence GTGCAGTCCCTGAAACTCTCCAACATCGTCAAGAGCTTCGGCAAGGTCGAGGTCCTGAAGGGCATCGACCTTGCGGTCGAGAAGGGCGAGCTCGTCGTCTTCGTCGGCCCGTCCGGCTGCGGCAAGTCCACGCTGATGCGCATCATCGCCGGGCTCGAGATGCAGACGGAAGGGACGGTGGAGATCGCCGGGCGCAACGTCGACGCCGTGGTCCCCGCCAAGCGCGGCATCGCGATGGTCTTCCAGAGCTACGCACTCTACCCCCATCTCGACGTTGCGGGAAACATGAGCCTTGCGCTGAAGCAGGACGGCGTGGCCAAGGCCGAGCGCGAGAAGCGCGTTTCGCAGGCGGCGGACTTCCTGAAACTCGCCCACCTCCTGGAGCGCCGCCCGGCGGAGCTGTCCGGCGGGCAACGCCAGCGCGTGGCGATCGGGCGCGCGGTGGTGCGCGAGCCGACGCTGTTCCTTTTCGACGAGCCGCTGTCCAATCTCGACGCGGCGTTGCGCGTCAACACGCGGCTGGAGATCGCGCGGCTGCACCGCTCGCTTGGCGCGACGATGGTTTATGTCACGCACGACCAGATCGAGGCGATGACGCTGGCTGACCGGATCGTCGTCCTCGAAGCTGGCGTGGTGCAGCAGGTCGGCCGGCCGATGGACCTCTACAACAAGCCCGCCAACATCTTCGTCGCCGGCTTCATCGGCTCGCCGAAGATGAACTTCCTCGCCGGGGAGGCGGCGGCGGAGCGCGATGCGCACACGGTCGGCATTCGTCCCGAGCACGTGCGCGTCGATCCGCAGGGCGAATGGCTCGGCCGGGTGCGCCACGCCGAGCATCTGGGCTCGGACAGCTATCTCTACGTCACGCTCGACGGCGGAGAGGAGATGACGGTGCGCATTCCGGAGGAGACGACGATCGCGGTCGACGAGACGGTCCGCCTTGCGCCGCTGCCCGGGCGCGTCCATCGCTTCGCGGCGGACGGGACGGCGCTGTAG